In Candidatus Nomurabacteria bacterium, the following proteins share a genomic window:
- the rpmA gene encoding 50S ribosomal protein L27, protein MAHKKAGGTSKNLRDSQPKYLGVKRTDGQAVKAGQIIVRQRGTKIQAGQGVYVGKDHTLHAAIDGKVAFKNIRKTNFDGRKVTKKAAEVVA, encoded by the coding sequence ATGGCACATAAAAAAGCGGGGGGTACCTCCAAAAACCTGCGAGATTCGCAGCCAAAATATCTCGGAGTGAAAAGAACTGATGGACAGGCTGTTAAAGCTGGTCAGATCATCGTGCGTCAGCGTGGTACTAAGATCCAGGCTGGACAAGGAGTATATGTCGGAAAAGACCATACTCTACACGCAGCTATCGACGGAAAGGTGGCTTTCAAGAATATTCGCAAGACTAATTTTGACGGTCGCAAAGTAACCAAAAAAGCCGCTGAAGTGGTAGCTTAG
- a CDS encoding TIGR00730 family Rossman fold protein, with the protein MLKKILGIKKEKKPKRKPGNRVVKELLDPKGQDGAIQSWRVFRIMSEFVEGFELLNKYGLAATFWGSARLTPQDHYYKDAETLAAKLAKRGFTIISGGGPGIMEASNVGAFKVGGSSVGLNIKLPYEQKLNPYTTESLTFDFFFSRKVMLTFASEVYVYFPGGFGTLDEFFEIVTLIQTKKIEPIPVILYGKEYWEPLIKWFEKDLIKKHKTISKEDLEIFHVVDTVDEAYKYIMKNVDCKNTKQV; encoded by the coding sequence ATGTTAAAGAAAATACTCGGTATTAAAAAAGAAAAAAAGCCCAAGAGAAAACCTGGCAATCGTGTTGTTAAAGAACTACTAGATCCCAAGGGTCAAGATGGAGCTATTCAGTCTTGGCGCGTCTTTAGAATCATGTCAGAGTTTGTGGAAGGTTTTGAGCTACTAAACAAATACGGGCTCGCGGCCACCTTTTGGGGCAGTGCTAGACTAACCCCTCAAGATCATTACTACAAAGACGCTGAGACCTTAGCTGCCAAGTTAGCTAAGAGGGGATTTACGATTATTTCTGGAGGTGGTCCAGGAATCATGGAAGCCTCTAATGTTGGAGCTTTTAAGGTTGGCGGTAGTTCTGTAGGCCTTAACATCAAACTACCTTACGAACAAAAGCTAAATCCTTACACCACCGAGTCTCTAACCTTTGATTTTTTCTTTTCACGAAAGGTTATGCTGACCTTTGCTTCTGAAGTGTATGTATACTTCCCAGGCGGATTTGGTACTCTGGATGAATTTTTTGAGATTGTAACACTTATACAAACAAAAAAGATTGAACCGATTCCGGTTATCTTGTATGGAAAAGAGTATTGGGAACCGCTTATTAAATGGTTTGAGAAAGATTTAATTAAAAAGCACAAAACTATAAGCAAAGAGGATTTAGAGATTTTTCATGTGGTAGACACTGTCGACGAGGCCTATAAATACATCATGAAGAATGTTGACTGCAAAAATACTAAGCAAGTATAA
- a CDS encoding cysteine--tRNA ligase: MFGNLFKGVSKKSEPKPVIHLYNTETNQLELFEPLSDNMVTMYTCGPTVYDYAHIGNLRAFVFADVLKRTLIFHGYEVNHTINLTDFGHLSDDGDQGEDKMMKGLKREGLPVTLEAMRELSDQYIDAFFDDFDSLRILPPTTWSRASDFVQAQIRLIETLEGKGYVYETSDGVYFDVQKFPRYGCLGKIDINELKSGARVEVNKEKHHPVDFAVWKKGELGWDSRWGKGFPGWHIECSAMAMATLGKEIDIHTGGIDHIPVHHNAEIAQSECATGKKFVRYWLHGAFLTIDNTKISKSLGNTINLRHLFDRGFTGDDYRYWLLTAHYRSPINFSWEALQAAKQALYRLKRYMYEDYKQIAGKASDEYIDKFKARIADDLDTPGAIALLWEATKDTSLDNKTKCATIRMMDTVLDIGLSDDLDEGAKTLGIVAHDEVPTEVQELIDRREAARVARNWLEADTLREAISLKGYSVEDTPHGPKITKL, from the coding sequence ATGTTTGGTAATTTATTTAAGGGTGTGTCCAAAAAGTCTGAGCCGAAGCCGGTCATACATTTATATAATACAGAAACTAATCAGTTGGAACTTTTTGAGCCATTGTCTGACAACATGGTTACTATGTATACATGTGGTCCGACTGTGTATGACTATGCCCACATTGGAAATCTACGAGCTTTTGTTTTTGCAGATGTTTTAAAACGCACTCTTATTTTTCATGGCTATGAAGTTAATCATACGATCAATCTGACCGACTTCGGACATCTTTCTGATGATGGTGATCAGGGCGAGGATAAAATGATGAAAGGACTAAAACGTGAAGGGTTGCCGGTGACTTTGGAAGCGATGCGGGAACTGTCTGATCAGTACATAGATGCCTTTTTTGATGATTTTGACAGTTTGCGGATACTTCCGCCAACTACCTGGTCTCGAGCGAGTGATTTTGTGCAGGCTCAGATTCGTCTGATAGAAACTCTGGAGGGTAAAGGTTATGTATATGAAACCAGTGACGGAGTGTATTTTGATGTTCAAAAGTTTCCTCGCTATGGATGTCTTGGCAAAATTGATATAAATGAGTTAAAAAGTGGTGCTCGGGTAGAAGTAAATAAAGAGAAGCACCACCCAGTTGATTTTGCGGTCTGGAAGAAAGGTGAACTTGGTTGGGATAGTCGTTGGGGCAAAGGGTTCCCTGGTTGGCATATTGAATGTTCAGCGATGGCGATGGCAACCCTGGGTAAGGAGATTGATATTCATACCGGTGGAATTGATCACATACCAGTCCATCATAATGCGGAAATTGCCCAGTCAGAATGTGCAACCGGCAAAAAGTTTGTCCGCTATTGGCTGCACGGGGCTTTTTTGACTATAGATAACACCAAAATCAGCAAATCTCTAGGTAATACTATAAACCTTCGTCATTTATTTGATCGTGGCTTTACCGGGGACGATTATCGTTATTGGCTCCTGACGGCTCACTATCGCTCCCCTATCAACTTCTCTTGGGAAGCTTTGCAGGCAGCTAAACAGGCTCTATACCGCTTAAAACGCTACATGTATGAGGATTATAAGCAAATAGCGGGTAAAGCCTCGGATGAATACATTGATAAGTTTAAGGCACGGATTGCTGATGATCTAGATACGCCTGGCGCTATTGCTCTACTGTGGGAAGCGACGAAGGATACTAGTTTAGATAATAAAACCAAGTGCGCCACTATCCGTATGATGGACACTGTGCTTGATATTGGTCTTAGTGATGACCTTGATGAGGGAGCCAAGACTTTGGGTATCGTAGCGCATGACGAAGTGCCGACTGAGGTTCAGGAATTGATTGATAGGCGCGAGGCGGCTAGAGTCGCTCGTAATTGGTTGGAGGCCGATACTCTGCGTGAGGCTATAAGTCTCAAAGGATATAGTGTTGAGGACACTCCGCATGGTCCGAAAATAACAAAACTATAA
- a CDS encoding peptidylprolyl isomerase, translating to MTNQNNPIAKVTTNKGVFDLELFEDTMPITAGNFIKLANEGFYDGVKFHRVIEGFMIQGGDPITKTDEVMRYGTGGPGYSIPDEHISGEYLTNIRGTISMANSGPNSGGSQFFINVADNTNLDFDKQPLASKHPVFGHVIKGMDVVDQISVVETGPADKPVEPVVIEKVEITNN from the coding sequence ATGACAAATCAAAACAATCCAATCGCCAAAGTAACCACAAACAAAGGAGTTTTTGACCTCGAATTATTTGAAGACACTATGCCTATCACGGCTGGCAATTTTATTAAACTAGCCAATGAAGGATTTTACGACGGGGTTAAATTTCACCGCGTAATTGAAGGCTTCATGATTCAAGGTGGTGACCCAATCACTAAAACTGATGAAGTTATGCGTTATGGTACCGGTGGCCCTGGCTATAGCATCCCAGACGAACACATCAGCGGGGAATACCTGACCAACATCCGTGGCACTATCTCAATGGCCAACAGTGGCCCGAATTCAGGGGGTAGTCAGTTTTTCATCAACGTAGCCGACAACACCAACCTAGACTTTGATAAACAACCACTAGCCTCAAAACATCCGGTCTTTGGACACGTGATTAAGGGTATGGATGTGGTAGACCAAATATCTGTAGTAGAAACCGGCCCAGCCGACAAACCAGTCGAGCCTGTGGTGATTGAAAAGGTGGAGATAACTAATAACTAA
- a CDS encoding ROK family protein: protein MSYLVLDIGGSKTQIAVSENLSDLRDIKSFKTPKNFKKGIQDIIENINSLKPKGKIKGVAIGVRGLLNEDRSGIENDTILTDWAKKPLTETLEKELKTPVFLENDTALAGLGEAANGAGKGLDIVVYHSISTGIGGVRIEDGEIDTSTFGFDPGQQILDIDRTILGEDITPTLDNLVSGLGVETRLGTKPYDIPQTDMIWNELAEYLAHGLRNTILYWSPDVIILGGAMILGEPKIQLDAIRKYTVDVLEGFVPSPFITTSSLGDQAGLHGGMVLLKKSGI from the coding sequence ATGTCATACCTAGTATTAGACATCGGTGGTAGCAAAACACAAATTGCTGTTTCAGAAAATCTTAGTGACCTAAGGGACATTAAGAGTTTTAAAACACCCAAAAATTTTAAAAAAGGAATTCAAGACATAATAGAAAACATCAATAGCCTCAAACCGAAAGGAAAGATTAAAGGGGTAGCAATTGGAGTCAGAGGTTTATTGAACGAAGACCGCTCAGGAATAGAAAACGATACCATTTTAACTGATTGGGCCAAAAAACCACTGACCGAGACCCTCGAAAAAGAACTTAAAACACCAGTTTTTCTTGAGAACGACACAGCCTTAGCTGGCCTAGGCGAAGCAGCTAATGGTGCCGGAAAGGGTTTGGACATTGTTGTTTACCACAGTATCAGTACTGGCATCGGTGGGGTAAGGATAGAAGATGGCGAAATTGACACATCCACTTTTGGTTTTGATCCGGGGCAACAGATCCTTGATATTGACCGAACAATTCTTGGCGAAGATATCACACCAACCCTTGATAACTTAGTCTCTGGATTAGGCGTAGAAACCAGGCTAGGAACTAAGCCATACGATATTCCACAGACTGACATGATCTGGAACGAATTAGCAGAATATTTGGCTCACGGCTTACGCAACACAATTCTATATTGGTCACCAGACGTAATCATCCTGGGCGGAGCAATGATTCTAGGAGAACCAAAGATTCAACTTGATGCTATTAGAAAATACACCGTAGATGTCTTGGAAGGTTTTGTTCCATCTCCATTTATAACCACTTCTTCACTGGGAGACCAAGCCGGTCTGCACGGAGGAATGGTTTTACTTAAGAAATCCGGAATATAG
- a CDS encoding 3'-5' exonuclease, protein MIIIDIEASGTDYKKHSIVSIGAIDYDNPDNRFYGECRIWEGAHIMEEALEIVGFSEEEINDPNKPTEAELTQSFLEWSQHMNDRTLVGQNVSFDRDMLKAACDRADINWDMAHRTLDTHTMCWMHMVKRGLKPPIDEQHRRTALNLDAVTKYCGIPEEPDPHNALTGAMIHAEITARLLYDKKLLPEFDQFEIPWPTQ, encoded by the coding sequence ATGATAATAATAGACATTGAAGCTTCGGGTACTGATTATAAAAAACACTCAATTGTTTCGATTGGTGCAATTGATTATGACAATCCCGACAACCGCTTTTATGGAGAGTGTAGGATCTGGGAAGGGGCACACATAATGGAAGAAGCACTGGAAATAGTCGGTTTTAGTGAAGAGGAGATCAACGATCCAAACAAACCCACCGAAGCAGAGTTGACACAGTCTTTTTTGGAGTGGTCTCAACACATGAATGACCGAACTTTGGTTGGACAAAACGTATCCTTTGACCGAGACATGCTGAAAGCCGCCTGCGATCGAGCTGATATTAATTGGGATATGGCCCACCGCACCTTAGACACCCACACTATGTGTTGGATGCATATGGTTAAGAGAGGACTGAAACCACCAATCGACGAACAGCACCGACGAACAGCACTGAACCTAGACGCTGTAACCAAGTATTGCGGCATACCAGAAGAACCAGACCCACATAACGCTCTGACCGGAGCAATGATTCACGCTGAAATTACTGCCAGGTTACTGTACGACAAAAAACTTCTCCCCGAATTTGACCAATTTGAAATCCCTTGGCCAACCCAATAA
- a CDS encoding YihY/virulence factor BrkB family protein, with the protein MQVISLLTNSAKSWYESDMKSYAAAFSYYAPLAIIPILLFSITMVGTIYSESITRQILTGWAGVLGDDIVELIKIAITNLRIEAESFHLPIFGIVLSLGISILALNALSNGFHKLWNVHQFGLHAWFKKSLRSVLFILIFQIYLAVVIGFEFFMIVNNLQSDYILSLLFLFISTGAFFAILFRFLASHSPSWKGCLVGALVASLLFIVTKSSVNIYVIKVANLNIYGTAGLILVLLLWVYILAALIYYGAAIAYEYDKIKAIRINSSVN; encoded by the coding sequence ATGCAAGTCATTAGTCTGTTAACAAACTCCGCTAAGTCGTGGTATGAATCTGACATGAAGTCTTATGCCGCTGCTTTTTCGTACTATGCTCCACTCGCCATAATCCCGATTCTTCTTTTTTCCATCACCATGGTTGGGACAATCTACAGCGAGTCAATCACCAGACAAATATTAACGGGCTGGGCCGGAGTGCTAGGCGACGATATTGTTGAACTGATTAAAATTGCCATTACCAACCTTAGGATTGAGGCTGAATCTTTTCATCTTCCGATTTTTGGTATAGTTCTATCACTAGGTATTAGTATCCTAGCCCTAAACGCTCTAAGTAACGGCTTTCATAAGCTTTGGAACGTACACCAATTTGGCTTGCATGCTTGGTTTAAAAAAAGTCTTAGGTCTGTGTTGTTTATTTTAATCTTTCAAATATACCTAGCTGTGGTCATAGGTTTTGAATTCTTTATGATTGTAAACAATCTGCAAAGTGACTACATACTATCATTACTATTTTTATTTATTAGCACCGGCGCTTTCTTCGCTATTTTGTTTAGATTCTTGGCCAGCCACTCTCCCAGTTGGAAAGGGTGCTTGGTTGGCGCTTTGGTAGCCTCACTACTTTTTATCGTGACCAAGAGCTCAGTCAATATCTATGTTATAAAAGTCGCCAATCTAAACATCTACGGTACGGCCGGATTAATCTTAGTACTGCTTCTTTGGGTCTATATCTTGGCCGCCCTTATATACTACGGTGCGGCTATCGCCTATGAATATGATAAAATCAAAGCAATACGGATAAATAGTAGCGTAAATTAA
- the recR gene encoding recombination protein RecR: MSTFDKLVAYFEKFPGVGVRQAKRFAFHVLTLKREQVSELADLIGSVASDTTECADCHRFFSTRSNQGSTCSICADPNRDNHKLLVVTNDGDIQAIERSGVYDGVYFVLGGTIPLLNAKEEDLRIRNTSLKALANKRSEQTKLEVILGFAVNPDGENTSRYVESLLRELVEAKRVNISHLGRGLSTGSELEYADAETIKSALRNRV; this comes from the coding sequence ATGAGTACTTTTGATAAATTGGTGGCGTATTTTGAAAAATTCCCAGGGGTCGGAGTAAGGCAGGCTAAGCGATTTGCTTTTCATGTGTTGACTTTAAAACGTGAACAAGTTAGTGAGCTGGCTGACCTAATTGGCTCGGTAGCTTCAGATACCACCGAATGCGCTGACTGTCATCGCTTTTTTTCTACGCGGTCTAATCAAGGTTCTACCTGCTCTATTTGTGCTGATCCTAACCGTGATAATCATAAGCTCTTGGTTGTGACTAATGATGGTGATATTCAGGCGATTGAACGTAGTGGTGTTTATGATGGGGTGTATTTTGTACTTGGTGGCACCATTCCCCTTCTTAATGCTAAAGAGGAGGATTTAAGAATCCGTAATACTTCTTTGAAAGCCTTGGCAAACAAACGTAGCGAGCAAACCAAATTAGAAGTTATTTTGGGTTTTGCGGTAAATCCCGATGGTGAAAATACCAGTCGGTACGTAGAGTCTCTGTTGCGTGAGTTGGTGGAAGCTAAGCGAGTGAATATTTCACATTTGGGACGTGGCTTATCGACTGGTAGCGAGCTTGAATACGCTGACGCTGAAACAATTAAGAGTGCGCTACGTAATAGAGTGTAG
- a CDS encoding S41 family peptidase produces the protein MQNHPDLIPPSVRHQTSNKKNNLLGISLSLLLALGAFFTGFQMNNILSAEGQSASIFSIFAVEAKPTIDSDTIDLSEFWKVWQLLDEKFTAASTTQTISDQDKINGAIKGMVKTYGDPYTVYLPPKESQDFAENIAGNFSGIGMEVGIRNNVVTVISPLPDTPAERAGLLAGDLITKIDDSSTEGMSIDEAVHLIRGEKGTEVKLSIYREGELEIKEFTIVRDTITIPTVKTEEKDGVFTIRIYSFNAVAESKTQEALREFATSDAKSLILDLRGNPGGYLQSAVAIASYFLPTGKVVVREHFSETDEDRPYRSQGRTFYDFNPKNFVVLVDGGSASASEILAGALKEHKVATVIGTNTFGKGSVQELLNLDSGASLKVTVARWLTPEGKSISDGGLEPDIHISRTPQQIMDNVDPQFDAAIDFLEGKEIHSEEN, from the coding sequence ATGCAAAATCATCCAGATCTAATACCACCATCAGTCCGCCATCAAACAAGTAACAAGAAAAATAACCTCCTGGGAATCAGTCTATCTTTGCTCTTAGCCTTGGGTGCTTTTTTTACTGGTTTTCAAATGAATAACATTCTCTCAGCCGAAGGGCAGTCAGCCAGCATTTTTTCAATTTTTGCCGTAGAAGCTAAACCGACTATAGACAGCGACACCATAGACCTCAGTGAATTCTGGAAAGTTTGGCAACTATTAGATGAAAAATTCACCGCCGCCAGTACTACCCAGACAATATCCGATCAAGATAAAATCAACGGTGCCATTAAGGGTATGGTCAAAACATACGGCGACCCATACACTGTCTACCTACCACCTAAAGAAAGCCAAGACTTTGCCGAAAATATTGCTGGTAATTTCAGTGGTATAGGTATGGAAGTAGGAATCAGAAATAATGTGGTAACTGTAATTTCACCTCTACCAGACACACCCGCCGAACGAGCTGGGCTACTCGCTGGTGACCTAATCACTAAGATTGACGACAGTAGCACCGAAGGTATGTCTATCGATGAAGCTGTGCACCTGATACGCGGCGAAAAGGGAACTGAGGTCAAATTATCAATTTACCGTGAAGGTGAGTTGGAAATTAAAGAGTTCACTATCGTTCGCGACACCATCACGATACCGACTGTAAAAACAGAAGAAAAAGATGGGGTTTTCACTATCCGGATTTACAGCTTCAACGCCGTAGCCGAAAGCAAGACTCAAGAAGCCCTTAGAGAGTTCGCCACCAGTGACGCCAAATCTCTTATCTTAGACCTACGTGGCAATCCCGGCGGTTATCTACAGAGCGCAGTCGCTATTGCCAGCTACTTTTTACCAACCGGCAAAGTCGTAGTTCGAGAACATTTTAGCGAGACCGATGAAGACAGACCTTATCGTAGCCAAGGACGCACTTTTTATGATTTCAATCCAAAAAACTTCGTTGTCTTAGTTGACGGCGGTTCAGCCTCAGCGTCAGAAATTCTAGCCGGCGCGCTTAAAGAACACAAAGTGGCAACCGTCATCGGTACCAATACCTTTGGAAAAGGTTCGGTTCAAGAACTACTAAACCTAGACTCCGGTGCCTCACTTAAAGTAACAGTGGCACGTTGGCTAACACCCGAAGGCAAATCAATATCAGATGGTGGATTAGAGCCGGATATACACATAAGTCGAACTCCGCAGCAAATCATGGATAATGTAGACCCGCAATTTGACGCCGCTATTGATTTTCTTGAAGGCAAGGAAATACACAGTGAAGAAAACTAG
- the rplI gene encoding 50S ribosomal protein L9, whose amino-acid sequence MKVILLRDVAKIGRRFEVVNVPDGFALNRLIPQKDAEPATPVNIKRLEQRRNRLQTTQESQTSELKTIAETIAQEPLVITAEANEHGHLFQAIHASDVINSAKARNIDIPLAAIEIKETIKDLGEYKITLKNKELQLEVPIVVKTK is encoded by the coding sequence ATGAAGGTTATATTACTGCGTGACGTAGCAAAAATTGGTAGACGTTTTGAGGTCGTGAATGTACCAGACGGCTTCGCTCTAAACCGACTTATCCCACAAAAAGACGCCGAACCAGCCACTCCAGTCAATATCAAACGTCTGGAGCAGAGGAGAAACCGCCTGCAGACTACTCAAGAGTCACAAACTTCTGAACTAAAGACTATTGCCGAAACTATTGCCCAAGAACCACTGGTAATTACAGCCGAAGCTAATGAGCATGGCCACCTCTTTCAAGCTATTCACGCCAGTGACGTGATAAACAGTGCGAAAGCTAGAAATATAGACATACCATTGGCGGCAATTGAGATTAAAGAAACAATTAAAGATCTCGGTGAGTATAAAATCACCTTAAAAAACAAAGAGTTGCAGCTTGAGGTGCCAATAGTTGTTAAAACGAAATAA
- the dnaB gene encoding replicative DNA helicase, with product MAINRALRTPPNNIDAEKALLGAIILKPDVMHDVSVTVYPESFFADKHRLIYEAILSIFSKGDPIDVVSLATKLKANDTLDRVGGASYITELIETVPAAGNALYYAELVQGKSALRNLINAADDIAEIGYSDPESVDEALDQAEKKIFHATQSPSAQKFKTIGTSLHEAWERFEHLSANQDEKRGVQSGFTSLDNLLAGFQKSDLIILAARPSMGKTTFALDVARNAALKFSASVGIFSLEMSDQQLVDRMLAAEAGVDSWKLRTGRLSNDQEFEAVQQAMAKLSEAQIHIDDQAGNNILKMRSAARRLKNEHGLDLLIVDYLQLMSPTATKASDSMVQQVTEISRSLKILARDLEVPVIALSQLSRAVEQRGGRPRLSDLRDSGSIEQDADVVMFIHREDKINKESDRPNIAEILVEKHRNGPVGTAELYFDGQHVRFLNLDTHHAGMSSSSNDDF from the coding sequence ATGGCCATCAATCGTGCGCTTCGTACTCCACCAAACAATATCGACGCTGAGAAAGCGTTGTTAGGGGCAATTATTTTGAAACCCGATGTGATGCATGATGTGTCGGTAACGGTCTATCCGGAAAGTTTTTTTGCAGATAAGCACCGGCTTATTTATGAAGCGATTTTAAGTATTTTCTCTAAGGGTGACCCGATTGATGTGGTTAGCTTGGCCACTAAACTAAAGGCTAACGATACGTTGGATCGAGTTGGTGGCGCAAGCTATATTACTGAACTTATAGAAACTGTGCCAGCGGCCGGTAACGCTCTTTATTATGCCGAGTTGGTACAAGGTAAATCAGCACTTCGTAATTTGATAAATGCGGCTGATGATATTGCTGAAATTGGTTACTCTGACCCAGAAAGTGTTGATGAGGCTTTGGATCAAGCGGAAAAGAAAATATTCCATGCTACTCAGTCTCCAAGTGCGCAGAAGTTTAAGACGATCGGCACTTCCCTGCACGAAGCCTGGGAGCGGTTTGAGCACTTAAGTGCCAATCAGGACGAAAAGCGTGGTGTGCAGTCGGGCTTCACTTCACTCGATAATCTTTTGGCCGGCTTCCAAAAATCAGATCTTATTATTTTAGCGGCCCGTCCATCAATGGGAAAGACTACTTTTGCGCTTGATGTGGCTCGTAATGCTGCGCTTAAGTTCAGTGCGTCAGTTGGTATTTTTTCACTGGAAATGAGCGATCAACAACTGGTCGACCGTATGTTGGCGGCTGAAGCTGGAGTAGATTCATGGAAACTACGCACCGGTCGGCTTTCTAATGATCAGGAGTTTGAAGCAGTGCAGCAAGCAATGGCTAAATTATCGGAGGCCCAGATTCATATTGATGACCAGGCAGGTAACAATATTTTGAAGATGCGCTCAGCCGCTAGGCGACTTAAAAACGAGCACGGTTTGGACCTGTTGATCGTAGACTACCTGCAGCTTATGTCTCCAACTGCCACTAAGGCCAGTGATTCAATGGTACAACAGGTGACAGAAATTTCCCGCTCACTTAAGATTTTGGCACGAGATTTAGAAGTGCCAGTGATTGCTTTGTCACAGCTGTCTCGAGCGGTTGAACAACGTGGTGGGCGCCCACGTCTGTCTGATCTTCGTGATTCTGGTTCAATTGAGCAGGATGCTGACGTGGTGATGTTTATCCACCGTGAAGATAAGATTAATAAAGAGTCTGACCGCCCAAATATTGCCGAAATTTTGGTTGAGAAACACAGAAATGGTCCAGTTGGTACCGCCGAGCTATACTTTGATGGCCAACACGTTCGCTTCCTCAATCTAGACACTCATCACGCTGGTATGTCTAGTAGTAGCAATGATGATTTTTAA